In a single window of the Elaeis guineensis isolate ETL-2024a chromosome 8, EG11, whole genome shotgun sequence genome:
- the LOC105049672 gene encoding ribulose-phosphate 3-epimerase, cytoplasmic isoform, with translation MVTNPLDYVEPLAKAGASGFTFHIEVAKEYWQELVDRIKTRGMRPGVALKPGTPVEEVYSLVEGENPVELVLVMTVEPGFGGQKFMPDMMDKVRLLRKKYPSLDIEVDGGLGPSTIDMAASAGANCIVAGSSVFGAAEPAQVISILRKSVEVAQ, from the exons ATGGTTACAAATCCTTTAGATTATGTGGAACCATTAGCAAAAGCTGGTGCATCAGGCTTCACCTTCCATATTGAAGTGGCCAAAG AATATTGGCAAGAGCTTGTTGACAGGATTAAGACAAGGGGCATGCGACCTGGTGTTGCATTGAAGCCAGGCACTCCTGTGGAAGAAGTTTATTCATTG GTTGAAGGAGAAAATCCTGTAGAACTGGTTCTTGTTATGACAGTGGAACCTGGTTTTGGTGGTCAAAAGTTCATGCCAGATATGATGGACAAG GTACGCTTGTTGAGAAAGAAGTACCCTTCTCTTGATATTGAG GTGGATGGAGGCTTGGGTCCTTCAACCATTGATATGGCAGCTTCAGCAGGAGCAAATTGTATCGTAGCAGGAAGTTCTGTATTTGGAGCTGCAGAGCCAGCACAAGTCATATCTATCTTAAGGAAGAGCGTGGAAGTAGCTCAATAG